The genomic segment CCAACCATAATTTGATAAACCTGAATAGCGACATGCAGATAAAACAGCCAAAAAAGTAACATGATTGGGCATCATTCCTTCGCGAACCATTCGCTCAAATAGTTCGACAGCCTCAATCCCTCGGCCATGATTACCATATCCACCAATTAAGGCATTCCAAGAAATAACGTTCTTTTGGGGCATCCCCTCGAAAACATTACGAGCATCTTCTATCCTTCCCCATTTGATATAGAAATCCACTAGTGCTGTGTTGGCAACTATATCTAATCCAAATCCATGTCGAACTAGCCCAGCATGAGCTTGTTTAGCATGCTCTAGTGAAGCTAATCTCGTGCAAACTCTGATAAtgattgaaaatgtgaagtgaTCCATCTTGACACCAGCATCTCTCATCTCATAATACATACGTAAAGCCTCCTCACTATGCCCATGGAGAGCGTACCCGGCAATAATCGTATTCCACCCTACGGTGGTCTTCTCTGGCATCTTATCAAAAACAAACTGTGCGTCCTCAATGCTACCGCACTTTCCGTACATATCAATTAAACCACATGAAATAAAACGATTATCGCCTTCCCCCATTTTCAAAGCACAACAATGCAATTGCTGCCCCAAAGAAATAACTTCCAATCCAGACGATGCTCGAATCATCGTCGCAAATATCCGAGAATCAGCAGCAGAATTCTCTTCCCACATCATGAAAAACAACCTAAACGCCTCTACAAAATCCCCCAAATCCACTAGCCCTCCAATCATCGTATTCCAAGAAACCGAGTTCCTTTCAGGCATATCATCAAAAACCACACGCGCATCTAACATCATCTTACATTTCACGTGCATCGACAACACCCTATTCCATAAATACTGATCTAACACCAATCCAGAACTAACCATATGATTATGCACCCGTTTAACCCCTCTAATCGACCTTAACCCGATACACGCAGTTATCAAAGCATCATAAGTACTACTATCTAACTGACATTCGCcttcacattctaacaactcGAAAAAATCAAGCGCCTCGAGATACCTCTTATGAAAAACTAACTTCTCTATTTGAGCACTAATCCCTGAACTTGGATCCCCAATTTGAGTAACTTCCAAAATGGGTTCTTCACttatattttcctccttctttaaAGGTCTCATCATGGGTCTTGGTTTTATAAACCCATGTTCAGAAATAGAACTTTTGATCTTAAAGAAGGCATTTTTGTACCTTTTCTTGCTGAATAAAAAGCAATGACCAGAAAGGAAAAGTCTTTCTTGTGGGTCTGTCAAGAAAGCTGCATATTTATAGCTGTTTCGTAGCTGATCCAGTGGCAATGATATGTCCATTTTCAGGATTATTGAGCACCAAAAGGATAAAAGGTGTTTCAAGAAATGAGTTAAAAGTTACAGTTACCCTCAATTCTTGAATTAGATTTGGAGAAATTGCATCAATCAACCATCCAGCTCTCTGTTAGTTTAGTGTGTATAAAAGTGAAATGGGTGAATTTGGTGATTTCCACAACCAACTGCGAGAATGTTGGAAAGAAACAGAAACCTTATTAAGTTTTTGAGAAGGTAAATTATTGTTTTTTGGGTATGTCAAAAGGGGGCAGTGTTGTTTGCAGCTTTGGAAAATCCGCAGCttgctttatttgtttttatttttcgtCTTTTGGACGTTGGGCAGTTGACAGTTGGTAGAGAAGATTTTTGGGAAAACAATACAAAATACCCATCAAAAGCAAAATATTTACCCAAATTTGCCCCCATGACAATTAATTATACTACTACCCAGACGGCAGAAACAATTTGAGTCCTTCCaattaggggtgttcatggttcggtttgggtcggttattggttaaaaccataaccaaaccaatttagtcggtttttaaatatctaaaaccataaccaaaccaagtaaaataataaccaccggtttggttattgtcggtttagttcggtttggttcgatttttcaatttatgactagcgtgacaattcaaatattctctctctacatacttcaaatttcttatgaagctctttttcctcacttttttttttttttaagggcgAACTTTCACGATATTGAGGAAAAGACATCTTGcgaatgtaaaatgaaaagagatagtagggttttactttttacccttatgcttacgacttattagagttgggcttggattgttggacttggacatattcttttaagacatgggccttaaaaatacgtagatcaaaattaaattaataattaaaaggtataaaatatctttaattatttatgaaaagttaatattatacagataaataattataaattttatgtatataattatcggtttggttcggttatttattcggttattttttactataaccataaccaaaccaaatattatcggtttttcaaatttaaaaccaaaccaaaccaaaccaaaccaaatgtcggtttttttattcggtttggttaaattttcggtttggttttggtttcaattttttgcgcggagtgcccttcttttggggtggtctttaaattttgcccctcatatttgtggtctttaaattatgcccctcatattgctggtctttaatttttgcccttcgcgcgAGTTACGAGTTCGAACCCTCGCTcgaagcaaaaattaaaaaaaaaaaatcgcaagacaagggtTGAATCGCGTGTATGCGGACcagcatacttttgttaaggaattacaaattttatgccgAACCCTATACTCATACCTTATGGGCGATTTAGGCATAAGTATGctgtccgcataactttgataatttcttcacaaagttatgccggtggggcatacttttaatgggcaaactttcttcatcacaacacttgcacataacacaaattggttCTACACTCAAGCCCCATTGTATGATCCTATTAGCAATCGAGCCTTCCATGTAAGCACAATcacattgtgaaatatattttaatcgagtggcatgttgaaacaccataaattttcGATTGACTCTTTCAGATAacctaataattgcaagaatttagttcgaatcaagctttttccggttgagaagaagtatgcacttgctccggattctccaagaaccaataatttgtctaaccatccAATATGTCCGGCCAAGCAATCgttaaattggtcaaatcctactctttgacatagtaggcatggatccactttatccataaacttttatgcggaccggcataactgtgaaggaattatcaaagttatatgatccgcatacttatgccaagtccgcccataaggcataagtatgccggtccgcataactttgataattccttcacaaagttatgcaggtggggggcatacttttaatgggcaaactttcttcatcacaacacttgcacataacacaaattggttCTACACTCAAGTCCCATTGTATGATCCTATTAGCGATGCTAGCTTCCATGTAAGCACAATcacattgtgaaatatattttggtcgagtggcatgttgaaacaccataaattttcGGTTGACTCTTTCGAGATTacctaataattgcaagaatttagTTCGAATCAAGCTTTTTCCAGGGTGAGAAGAAGTATGCACTTGCTCCAGGATTCTCCAAGAACcaataatttgtctaaccatccAATATGTCCGGCCAAGCACCgttaaattggtcaaatcctactctttgacatagtaggcatggatccactttatccataaacttTTATCACCGGACcggataactttgtgaaggaattatcaaagttatgcgatCCGCATACTTATGTCAAGTCtgcccacaaggcataagtatcttagtccggcataactttggtaattccttaacaaaagtatgccgggtccagcatagcgaaatttaaactctgccttgtgaattttttttaaaattttgctgcgcgtgggttcgaacacgaaacctatgggtgttagccgaagggcaaattttaaagatttcaaatatgaggggcaaaatttaaagaccaccccaaaagaagggcaattctgcgaattgcccttttggttttaaccaaaactgtgaacagcCCTGCTTCCAATTAGGGCTTCAGTTCTTTTGAATTGAATTACGTGTCTGCAGTTTCTCGTTTCCGTTCCTATTCTTTAGATTTTGTTCTCTTTTATCCCTTTTTTCTCTTAGTTggctttgtttttttaattttgttttgttctctcttaatttctttttttattaggttatcttcttcttgttttgtccctttttctattttgatctttttccttcttaaagataaaaatacaaaataaaaatattaactaattatttttagattaataaaataattagacTACAACAAGAATACCAAAGTCGctagcttatttattaaaatttaaactaatagaaaatatatttttataattttttctctttcgcatataaaaacaaaacttaTACTCCTATCTAGAATATGCTCtactttttatataaaaaaatttataaaatttaacttgctgaaaatgatataaaaattgaaatatCAAACTTTAAgtttaaactttattttttgtattttttataatcttttttttctttcttttaaaggaATGAATTTGTGCTTTATATATCAtgtcggtatatatatatatatatatatatatatatatatatatatatatatatatatatatatatatgggcgaatttatgtgtaaaaaatgggtcacgtgaacacatgatCACCGGATTAAACTCGGTagattatgtgtataattcttataaatatgtctaatattaactgaaggaacacatggtcaaacTAAACTGAATAAAGCACTAGTTAGACGCCAGGCTCAAGTG from the Lycium ferocissimum isolate CSIRO_LF1 chromosome 11, AGI_CSIRO_Lferr_CH_V1, whole genome shotgun sequence genome contains:
- the LOC132037276 gene encoding pentatricopeptide repeat-containing protein At5g50390, chloroplastic, which encodes MDISLPLDQLRNSYKYAAFLTDPQERLFLSGHCFLFSKKRYKNAFFKIKSSISEHGFIKPRPMMRPLKKEENISEEPILEVTQIGDPSSGISAQIEKLVFHKRYLEALDFFELLECEGECQLDSSTYDALITACIGLRSIRGVKRVHNHMVSSGLVLDQYLWNRVLSMHVKCKMMLDARVVFDDMPERNSVSWNTMIGGLVDLGDFVEAFRLFFMMWEENSAADSRIFATMIRASSGLEVISLGQQLHCCALKMGEGDNRFISCGLIDMYGKCGSIEDAQFVFDKMPEKTTVGWNTIIAGYALHGHSEEALRMYYEMRDAGVKMDHFTFSIIIRVCTRLASLEHAKQAHAGLVRHGFGLDIVANTALVDFYIKWGRIEDARNVFEGMPQKNVISWNALIGGYGNHGRGIEAVELFERMVREGMMPNHVTFLAVLSACRYSGLSNYGWEIFESMHREYKVKPRAMHYACMIELLGREGLLDEAFALIRDAPFRPTINMWAALLTACRVHKNFELGKFAAEKLYGMEPEKLSNYVMLLNIYNSSDKQDEAAAVVQTLKRKGLRIKPACTWIEIKKQPHVFLSGDKCHGQTKEIYQKVDELMLEISKYGYVTGRKTLLPDVDEQEQNLPHYHSEKLAISFGLISTSSSTSLQLVQSHRICDDCHNAIKLIAMITKREIVVRDASRFHRFKNGTCSCGDYW